Within the Chryseobacterium geocarposphaerae genome, the region CTTTACAAACAACATCAATTTTGTTCGTAGGATTCTTTTTGTTGAAAGAATTGATAATCGCTTGTTCACCTGCTACTACGTGCTGAGAGTGGTTGAAGTAAACAAAGTCTGGCATGTTGTGGATTCTTGTCCATTCAACCGGCTGAGTTTTCCCTGTATATTGTTGTTTTACCGGATCCCAACCTGTTGCAGCATAAATTTTCTGGATTTCTCCGTCATAGAACGCTTTATCTTTTCCAGGCTCCATATAATGTTCCGCGTTGTATTCACCAATTGCTTTGTGGCAGTTCATACAAACGTTCATAGAAGGAATCTCAGATACTTTACCATATTTAGCACTTGAGTGACAAAGCTGACAGTCGATTTTCTGTTCTCCTGCGTGAATTTTGTGAGAGAAGTAAATTGGTTGTTCTGGCTTATATCCTTTATAAACCCCAATCCACATAATCCAGTTCCAAACACCATAAGTAGCCAATAAAGCAAGGATCGCGATCAACCCCTTACCTACATAATGGTATTTTTTATAAACTTCGCTGAAAGATTTTACTCTTGTTTCGTTTAGCCCTGCCAAGTCTTCAGACTGACCTAGTTTCACAAGCTGTCTTAGTTTTACTAAAATCCAAACTAATAAAGCTGCTATTGCTAAAAGGGAAATGATTACAACGTTTGTTGTTGTATTGCTCGCAGGAGCTGCTGTTGCTTCCGCACCTTGTGTTGCTGTTTTTTTATCAGCTGCAGGCTCCGGAGCCGGAGGATTAGTTGTGTATGCTAAGATGTCATCAATATCCTTATCAGAAAGATTTGGAAAGAGCTGCATCTCAGTCTTATTAAATTTTTCAAAAATCTCATTGGCGTATTTATCGCCAGATTCTCTGACTTCCTTGTTGTTTTTGATCCACTTGTGAAGCCACTCTGTATCTTTGCCGCCTTCCGTCTTAACTCGTTCTACCACTCCTTTCAAAGGTGGACCTACAACTTGTTTGTCTAGCGCGTGACATGCAGTACAATTCGCTTTGAAAAGTTTCTCTCCGTTTTTAGGATCGCCGTCTTGCCCGTAAATTGAAGCACTGGTTGATAACAATAAGCCTATTGCAACCAACGTTTGTTTATAATGCTTTCTCCAACTAATCATTTAAATTATCTTATGTTAGTAAAATATTGAACATTCAATCAATTCCGCAAAAATAATATATTTAACAGAAATTTAACGGCATATAGAAAGGGGAAAATATCATTTCAGTTTAATTTGTATTGATTCTAAATAACTCAGTTTGGTATAATTTTTTATTTGTATAAATTTGCTGAAACAACT harbors:
- a CDS encoding c-type cytochrome — its product is MISWRKHYKQTLVAIGLLLSTSASIYGQDGDPKNGEKLFKANCTACHALDKQVVGPPLKGVVERVKTEGGKDTEWLHKWIKNNKEVRESGDKYANEIFEKFNKTEMQLFPNLSDKDIDDILAYTTNPPAPEPAADKKTATQGAEATAAPASNTTTNVVIISLLAIAALLVWILVKLRQLVKLGQSEDLAGLNETRVKSFSEVYKKYHYVGKGLIAILALLATYGVWNWIMWIGVYKGYKPEQPIYFSHKIHAGEQKIDCQLCHSSAKYGKVSEIPSMNVCMNCHKAIGEYNAEHYMEPGKDKAFYDGEIQKIYAATGWDPVKQQYTGKTQPVEWTRIHNMPDFVYFNHSQHVVAGEQAIINSFNKKNPTNKIDVVCKACHGKIDTMNVVQMANDFTMGWCIECHRTTEVDMNNGYNKEYFKNLHDKLKKQYPKDGGKITVDAIGGLECGKCHY